GTCTTCGGCATCGAGCTGGGCTGGTTCCCGCCCACCGCAACACGGGACGCGACGTTCTGGCAACTGCTTTTGCCGGCGATCGTGTTGGCCTGCATCGTGATCGCGCCGGAGATGCGGGTGACCCGGACGTCGGTGGTGGAGAACCTCCGCGCCGACTACGTACGCACCGCGCGGGCCAAGGGCCTGACCCGGATTCGCGTCATCTGGGTGCACGTGCTGCGCAACTCGCTGATCCCGGTGGCCACGCTGATCGGCGTCGACCTGGGCACCTTGCTCTCCGGCGCCATCGTTACCGAGCACGTCTTCAACATCCCCGGTGTCGGGTTCAACCTGGCTCGTGCGATTCGCACCGAGGACGGCCCGCTCGTGGTCGGTTTCGTGAGCATCTTGGTGATCCTCTTCTTGTTCATCAACCTGCTCGTCGACCTGCTGTACGCCGCCCTCGACCCCAGGATCCGCTATGAGTGACTTGAACACCGTGACCGAGGCCGAACTGCCCGGCGGTCAGCCGAACGTCCCGCACGGCCCGGTCAGGAAGGACAAGCCGCGCAGCCTGGCCGGCGACGCGTGGGCCGACCTTCGCAAGCGCAAGACCTTCTGGACGGCGATCGTCCTGGTGGCGCTGATCCTGCTGATGGCACTCTGGCCGTCGCTGTTCACCACCGCCGACCCGGGGGCCTGCTCGCTCGCCAACCAGTTCAAGGGTCCGACCGGCAACGCGCTGTTCGGGTATGACTTCCAGGGTTGCGACATCTACGCCAAGATCGTCAACGGCGCCTGGAACTCGATCAAGGTGGGCGTGCTGTCCACGCTGCTGGCCGGCCTCATCGGTCTGGCCTTCGGTCTGGCTGCGGGCTACTTCGGCGGCGGAGTGGACGCGGTCCTGTCCCGGATCATCGACATCATGCTCGGCGTCCCGTTCTTGCTGGCCGGCATCGTGTTGTCCCGCCGGCTCGGCGCCGACCCCAAGTCGGACGGCGTGCTCGCCGTGACCCTGACCCTGGGCCTGCTCAGCTGGACCTCCGGCGCGCGTGTCATGCGATCCGCGGTCATCTCGGCCAAGCAGCAGGACTACGTGGCGGCCGCCCGGATGCTGGGAGCCAAGCCGAGCCGGCTCATGCTGCGGCACATCCTGCCGAACTCCATCGCGTCCTACATCGTCATGCTGACGCTGCTGCTGGGCATCAACATCTCCAGCGAGGCGACCCTGTCGTTCCTGGGCGTCGGCCTGAAGAACGGCGCGATCAGCTGGGGCATCATGATCTCCGAGGGCACCGCGTTCGCGCGGGCCGAGCCGTGGCCGCTGGTCTGGCCGGCCGTCTTCCTCGGCGTCACGGTGCTGGCCTTCATCATGCTCGGCGACGCGGTCCGCGACGCCTTCGACCCGAAGCTGCGGTGACCCGGTGACTGATATCAAGGCGCAACTGGACGTCCTACCGGGCGTCGATCCGCGCGCACCCCTGCTCGAAGTGACCGACCTGCACGTCGAGTTCCGTACCCAGTACGGCGTGGCCAAGGCCGTCAACGGCGCGAACTTCCTGCTCTCCCCGGGCGAGACGCTCGCCATCCTGGGTGAGTCCGGCTGCGGCAAGTCGGTGACCGCGCAGGCGATCATGGGCATTCTCGACACCCCGCCCGGCTACGTCACACAGGGAGAGATCCGCTACCGCGGTATCGACCTGCTGAAGCTGAAGGAGGAGGAGCGTCGGAAGGTCCGCGCCAACAAGGTCGCGATGATCTTCCAGGACGCCCTCTCCGCGCTGAACCCGGTCTACACGGTCGGTTTCCAGCTCGGCGAGCTGTTCCGCAAGCACCGGGGGATGTCCCGGGCTGACGCCAAGAAGCAGGCGATCGACCTGCTGGAGCAGGTGAAGATCCCGGCCGCGCGGAACCGGGTGAACGACTACCCGCACCAGTTCTCGGGTGGTATGCGGCAGCGCGTCATGATCGCCATGGCGCTGGCGCTCGACCCCGAGGTGCTGATCGCCGACGAGCCCACCACGGCGCTCGACGTCACCGTGCAGGCGCAGATCATGGGTCTGCTCGCCGACCTGCAACGGCAGCGCAACATGGGCCTCATCCTGATCACGCACGACATGGGCGTGGTCGCCGACGTGGCCGACCGGATCTCGGTGATGTACGCGGGCAAGGTGGTCGAGGAGGCGGGTGTCTACGACATTTACTCGCGGCCGGCCCACCCGTACA
This window of the Actinoplanes oblitus genome carries:
- a CDS encoding ABC transporter permease, with protein sequence MFRYIVRRLLQMVLTFFGATFLVYALMFANQTDPIQALVGERPVSESQRIALTERYHLDESFFMQYWYYIKGVLTGDFGTSLTGRKIADMMADAWPVTIRLALIAIVIAAVFSITVGVYSAIKRGGIFDNSTLILTLVLLAMPIVVIAPIAQLVFGIELGWFPPTATRDATFWQLLLPAIVLACIVIAPEMRVTRTSVVENLRADYVRTARAKGLTRIRVIWVHVLRNSLIPVATLIGVDLGTLLSGAIVTEHVFNIPGVGFNLARAIRTEDGPLVVGFVSILVILFLFINLLVDLLYAALDPRIRYE
- a CDS encoding ABC transporter permease, whose translation is MSDLNTVTEAELPGGQPNVPHGPVRKDKPRSLAGDAWADLRKRKTFWTAIVLVALILLMALWPSLFTTADPGACSLANQFKGPTGNALFGYDFQGCDIYAKIVNGAWNSIKVGVLSTLLAGLIGLAFGLAAGYFGGGVDAVLSRIIDIMLGVPFLLAGIVLSRRLGADPKSDGVLAVTLTLGLLSWTSGARVMRSAVISAKQQDYVAAARMLGAKPSRLMLRHILPNSIASYIVMLTLLLGINISSEATLSFLGVGLKNGAISWGIMISEGTAFARAEPWPLVWPAVFLGVTVLAFIMLGDAVRDAFDPKLR
- a CDS encoding ABC transporter ATP-binding protein; this translates as MTDIKAQLDVLPGVDPRAPLLEVTDLHVEFRTQYGVAKAVNGANFLLSPGETLAILGESGCGKSVTAQAIMGILDTPPGYVTQGEIRYRGIDLLKLKEEERRKVRANKVAMIFQDALSALNPVYTVGFQLGELFRKHRGMSRADAKKQAIDLLEQVKIPAARNRVNDYPHQFSGGMRQRVMIAMALALDPEVLIADEPTTALDVTVQAQIMGLLADLQRQRNMGLILITHDMGVVADVADRISVMYAGKVVEEAGVYDIYSRPAHPYTRALLESIPRLDMKGQQLSVIRGLPPALTDVPKGCAFNPRCAYARDACRQDPPPPAYQVSVTPHRTARCHFFREVISE